Proteins co-encoded in one Saccharomyces mikatae IFO 1815 strain IFO1815 genome assembly, chromosome: 14 genomic window:
- the PHO91 gene encoding Pho91p (similar to Saccharomyces cerevisiae PHO91 (YNR013C); ancestral locus Anc_6.308), producing MKFSHSLQFNSVPEWSTKYLAYSQLKKLIYSLQKDKLYSNNKHHGVQSHEADDENLPLLADASPDDQFYISKFVAALNQELRKIDKFYISQETGLIANYNELKDDVAELENMNKASQLFNQQQQQQSQSVARNRKSKSQQRQRRFSSVSSTDSNPSLTDMSIDSAPVIHTQVSNTTNNGNSMQNLVSTSMSVSNTNSVYLSPLTQHRLSLKKRLISIYTQLSELKDFIELNQTGFSKICKKFDKSLNTNLKQNYLNYIKFHSHVFNPATINRIQHHITETILTYASLNKGTRRASNTFNLDADRINNDGSSSNNEEVEDGNRQEILDFQDAERELSSHLRDHVVWERNTVWKDMMNLERKYQSAKTDNKKYLKLSSNQLHPNGNISESMAMSSGNAGTIAPSSDSLTFSELMHLPPKQWALFIINRTSFLKFLLITFCFIALLTFNLTPFAKDSLQRNCFAILIYASLLWATETIPLFVTSLMIPLLIVVFPVIKDPVTAQPMSPRDSSQFILSTMWSSVIMLLLGGFTLAAALSKYNIAKVLSTHILASAGTNPHFILLTNMFVALFVSMWVSNVAAPVLCYSIVQPLLRTLPRNCSYAKALILGIALASNIGGMSSPIASPQNIFSIGIMDPSPSWAEWFMIALPVCFICIMAIWVLLIITFPPEPNVKILQLHPSRDPFTLKQWFVTLVCIITIILWCLSNQISGIFGEMGIISIIPIIVFFGTGLLTSDDFNNFMWTIVVLAMGGTTLGKAVSSSGLLSTMAQLIKAQVEDEPIFIIVLIFGLVILIMATFVSHTVAAMIIVPLMSEIGSNLPSGDHSRLLIVIAALLCSSAMGLPTSGFPNVTAISMIDEVGDRYLTVGTFITRGVPASLLSYATIVTVGYGLLKLMGF from the coding sequence ATGAAGTTCTCGCATTCGTTGCAGTTCAATTCTGTACCGGAATGGTCTACCAAGTATCTGGCGTATTCGCAGTTGAAGAAACTCATCTATTCTTTGCAAAAGGATAAGCTGTACAGTAACAACAAACACCACGGTGTGCAGTCACACGAGGCGGATGATGAGAATTTGCCGCTATTAGCAGACGCTTCTCCAGATGATCAATTTTACATTTCTAAATTTGTTGCTGCCTTGAATCAAGAATTgagaaaaattgataaattttatATATCTCAAGAAACAGGTCTTATCGCTAACTACAACGAATTGAAGGACGATGTCGCGGAACTAGAGAATATGAACAAGGCCAGCCAATTGTTTAaccagcagcaacagcagcaatcGCAAAGTGTGGCTAGAAATAGGAAGTCTAAGTCACAACAACGCCAAAGAAGGTTTAGCAGTGTTTCCTCCACGGATTCAAACCCTTCTTTAACGGACATGTCGATTGACTCAGCACCGGTCATCCATACGCAAGTTTCGAACACCACTAATAATGGTAATTCAATGCAAAACTTGGTCTCGACTTCAATGTCAGTTTCCAACACTAACTCGGTATACCTTTCTCCCCTTACCCAGCATAGGTtgtctttaaaaaaaagattgataTCTATTTACACTCAGTTATCCGAGTTGAAGGACTTTATCGAGTTGAATCAGACCGGGTTCTCCAAGATCTGCAAGAAATTTGACAAGTCTTTGAACACAAACTTGAAACAGAACTATTTGAACTATATCAAATTTCATTCACATGTCTTCAACCCCGCTACAATAAACAGAATCCAGCATCACATAACCGAGACCATTCTCACTTATGCCAGCTTGAACAAGGGCACCCGCAGAGCATCCAATACGTTTAATCTTGATGCAGACCGGATCAATAATGACGGAAGCAGCAGCAATAACGAGGAAGTTGAAGATGGTAACAGGCAAGAAATTCTCGATTTCCAGGACGCTGAACGTGAACTATCCTCCCATTTGAGAGATCATGTCGTGTGGGAAAGGAACACTGTTTGGAAGgatatgatgaatttggAAAGAAAGTACCAATCTGCAAAGACcgacaataaaaaatacttGAAGTTGAGTTCCAATCAGTTGCATCCCAATGGCAATATCTCCGAATCCATGGCAATGTCAAGTGGCAATGCCGGTACCATTGCTCCATCATCGGATTCCTTAACTTTCAGTGAACTCATGCATTTACCACCCAAGCAATGGGCCCTATTCATTATAAACCgaacttcttttttgaagtttttacTAATCACCTTCTGCTTCATTGCATTACTAACTTTTAATTTGACGCCATTCGCCAAGGATTCCTTACAAAGAAACTGTTTCGCCATTTTGATATATGCCTCTCTACTATGGGCCACTGAGACAATCCCCCTTTTCGTGACATCTTTGATGATTCCTCTGCTCATTGTCGTTTTCCCAGTCATCAAGGATCCAGTCACCGCTCAACCAATGTCTCCCCGTGATTCTTCTCAATTCATTTTGTCAACTATGTGGTCCAGTGTCATTATGCTTTTGTTAGGCGGGTTTACTTTGGCCGCTGCCTTGTCGAAGTACAATATTGCTAAAGTCCTTTCCACCCATATTTTGGCTTCTGCCGGTACAAACCCACATTTCATTCTCCTAACAAATATGTTTGTAGCTCTCTTCGTCTCCATGTGGGTATCTAATGTTGCTGCTCCCGTCCTTTGTTATTCCATCGTCCAACCTTTACTCAGAACACTACCAAGAAATTGTTCCTATGCCAAAGCTCTAATTCTAGGTATCGCTCTCGCTTCCAACATCGGAGGTATGTCTTCCCCCATTGCTTCTCCTcagaatattttctctATTGGTATAATGGATCCTTCACCATCTTGGGCCGAATGGTTTATGATTGCGCTACCCGTGTGCTTTATTTGTATCATGGCAATCTGGGTCCTATTGATCATAACTTTCCCTCCTGAACCAAATGTGAAAATTTTGCAACTGCATCCATCCCGTGATCCATTTACTTTGAAACAATGGTTTGTCACTTTAGTTTGTATTATAACAATTATTCTTTGGTGCCTTTCAAACCAAATTTCCGGTATATTTGGTGAAATGGGCATTATATCTATTATACCCATTATAGTCTTCTTTGGCACGGGGCTTTTAACGTCAGAtgatttcaataattttatGTGGACCATCGTTGTTTTGGCCATGGGGGGTACCACCCTCGGTAAAGCGGTAAGTTCATCTGGCTTGTTGTCTACTATGGCACAGCTAATTAAGGCACAAGTCGAGGATGAACCAATCTTTATCATTGTGTTGATTTTTGGTCTTGTAATTCTTATAATGGCAACTTTTGTCTCTCATACTGTTGCAGCAATGATTATCGTCCCGTTAATGAGCGAGATCGGTTCTAATCTACCTTCAGGTGATCATTCTAGACTGCTGATCGTTATAGCCGCCCTTTTATGTTCCAGTGCTATGGGTCTTCCGACCTCTGGTTTCCCCAACGTAACCGCAATTTCAATGATCGACGAAGTTGGTGATAGGTATTTGACCGTGGGTACATTTATCACAAGAGGGGTACCAGCCAGTTTATTAAGTTATGCAACCATTGTTACGGTAGGCTATGGATTATTGAAATTAATGGGATTTTAA
- the SMKI14G3310 gene encoding uncharacterized protein (similar to Saccharomyces cerevisiae YMR206W and YNR014W; ancestral locus Anc_6.309): MTSTDIKPCAVNIPVSAHITFHYKSTADRGSSSSSCCCSSAASNDCSPRGSSVGLPPALSTDNEIIETVLNVSAPVAADPTPFFPYKSNYTAVSCLTSDPASPSPLHSSRRNSVLATNDFHQCAHHKNFQRRASEPQLPSFDNRSSSEMKRSISYAQHSMMFPISDQAEPQTSVSPNSDSDPSCPCNRHHHRRNSVAVKFDKPLYKRLEP, from the coding sequence ATGACCTCCACCGATATCAAGCCTTGTGCCGTAAATATTCCTGTTTCCGCTCACATCACCTTCCACTACAAGTCGACCGCGGACAGaggcagcagcagcagcagctgCTGCTGCTCCTCTGCTGCTTCTAACGACTGTTCCCCCAGAGGTAGTTCTGTCGGTTTGCCGCCCGCTCTCTCGACAGACAACGAAATCATCGAGACGGTGCTTAACGTTTCCGCACCCGTTGCAGCAGACCCTACACCGTTCTTCCCTTACAAGAGCAATTACACAGCTGTCTCGTGTTTGACTTCTGATCCAGCCTCACCGTCTCCACTGCACTCTTCTAGGCGTAACTCTGTGTTGGCGACAAACGACTTCCACCAGTGCGCACATCACAAAAACTTCCAAAGACGAGCCAGTGAACCACAACTGCCCTCGTTCGATAATCGCTCGTCGTCCGAGATGAAAAGGTCCATCTCGTATGCCCAGCACAGCATGATGTTTCCAATCAGTGATCAAGCGGAGCCGCAAACATCCGTGTCTCCAAACAGTGACTCAGATCCGTCTTGTCCTTGCAACAGACACCATCATAGAAGAAACTCTGTGGCCGTCAAATTTGACAAGCCATTATATAAAAGACTAGAGCCATAA
- the SMM1 gene encoding tRNA-dihydrouridine(20) synthase (NAD(+)) (similar to Saccharomyces cerevisiae SMM1 (YNR015W); ancestral locus Anc_6.310) produces the protein MVMYAGKLVLAPMVRAGELPTRLMALSHGADLVWSPEIIDKKLIQCIRKENTALQTVDYVVPSKVQARPETLVFRTYPKLESSKLIFQIGSASPDLATQAALKVINDVNGIDINAGCPKHFSVHSGMGSALLRTPDTLCLILKELVKNVGNPHSKPISVKIRLLDTKEDTLQLVTRLCATGITNLTVHCRKTEMRNREQPITDYIAEIYEICRANKVSLIVNGAIRNRSHFHDLQTNHWKNTHIGGMIAECAERDPTVFDCTTNLSEDGLPWVTTCREFVQWATKFDNHVGNTKYMLTRIVPGKSKFFQYFAHCKSSEEINFVLTQLNKDGSAQTDPSEYLQNCRAQEKALKNANTNTKQKRKQTDHTGCDAKKQKVLPPPADV, from the coding sequence ATGGTTATGTATGCCGGGAAACTGGTCCTAGCGCCAATGGTAAGAGCTGGCGAACTACCCACGAGATTGATGGCGCTTTCTCACGGCGCAGATCTGGTCTGGTCGCCAGAAATCATCGACAAAAAACTAATCCAGTGCAttaggaaagaaaatacgGCACTGCAAACAGTTGACTACGTCGTACCATCAAAGGTTCAAGCAAGACCAGAAACGCTTGTCTTCAGAACATACCCGAAACTGGAATCGTCCAAGTTAATCTTCCAGATCGGGTCAGCGTCTCCGGACCTGGCCACACAGGCTGCTTTGAAAGTAATCAACGACGTCAACGGCATAGACATCAACGCAGGTTGCCCTAAACACTTCTCTGTACACTCAGGCATGGGTTCAGCTCTCTTGCGCACCCCTGACACACTGTGTCTCATCTTGAAAGAACTGGTTAAGAACGTGGGTAACCCTCACAGCAAACCTATCAGCGTGAAAATAAGGCTCCTGGACACTAAAGAAGACACTTTGCAACTCGTCACACGTCTGTGTGCCACGGGAATCACCAATTTGACAGTGCACTGCAGGAAAACAGAAATGAGAAACAGAGAACAACCCATCACGGATTACATTGCAGAGATCTACGAAATATGTCGGGCAAATAAAGTGTCATTGATAGTGAACGGCGCTATCCGCAACCGTTCTCATTTTCACGACTTGCAAACCAACCATTGGAAAAACACCCACATTGGTGGAATGATCGCAGAATGTGCTGAACGGGACCCTACCGTTTTTGATTGCACCACCAATCTGTCAGAGGATGGGCTACCTTGGGTCACCACTTGCCGCGAGTTCGTTCAGTGGGCGACCAAATTCGATAATCACGTCGGTAATACAAAATACATGCTGACAAGGATTGTCCCCGGAAAATCAAAGTTCTTTCAGTATTTTGCCCATTGCAAAAGCTCGGAAGAAATTAACTTCGTACTGACGCAATTAAACAAAGATGGCAGCGCCCAGACAGATCCTTCAGAGTACTTGCAAAACTGTAGGGCACAAGAAAAAGCTCTGAAGAATGCCAACACCAAtaccaaacaaaaaaggaaacagaCCGATCATACGGGCTGTGACGctaaaaagcaaaaagtATTGCCTCCTCCTGCAGATGTATAA